One window from the genome of Elusimicrobiota bacterium encodes:
- a CDS encoding Rne/Rng family ribonuclease, with amino-acid sequence MKREIIANVLPEETRIAVLEDGHLAEFMIERPALGMAKLVGNIYKGRLENVLPGISSAFVNTGFEKNAYLYVTDVVSSSKDRHIEKMLKRGEDLMVQVAKEAIGTKGMKVTMDISLPGRYLIYMPKSEHVGVSKNIEDSAERDRLRRIIEEENLEGGMIVRTEAEGADEGELRSEMKYLARLWEGIQKKFEHSQSGTLIHRELGLTFQVARDLLNENANIFLVDNRDEYKDVKGFVEMLAPEFTDRVQHYTGKTPIFQAFGVDRELAHIRQQRIDLPSGGYIIIQEAESLCAIDVNTGKFIGHKSQEETVTATNLEAAEEVAKQLRIRNIGGIIVIDFIDMRRKRNQIKVVEVLEEATRNDRAKIKILPITRLGLVEMTRERRRESLLSLLSEPCTECAGSGNVLSRESMYLKLQKEILEMTQGRSEGRLQITLPPGVGDFVRERQERLEKIIKRSLTIAIDPTLPWEDYRIVID; translated from the coding sequence ATGAAAAGAGAAATCATTGCCAACGTTTTACCGGAAGAAACCCGTATTGCCGTTTTAGAAGACGGTCATTTGGCGGAGTTTATGATTGAGCGTCCCGCGCTTGGGATGGCGAAATTAGTGGGCAACATTTACAAGGGTCGCCTTGAAAATGTTCTTCCCGGCATCTCCAGCGCTTTCGTCAATACGGGTTTCGAAAAAAACGCGTACCTCTATGTGACGGATGTGGTGAGCTCATCGAAAGATCGCCATATTGAAAAGATGTTGAAGCGAGGAGAAGACTTGATGGTTCAAGTGGCCAAGGAAGCGATCGGGACCAAAGGGATGAAAGTCACCATGGATATTTCCCTTCCAGGGCGCTACTTGATCTATATGCCGAAAAGCGAACACGTGGGCGTCTCCAAAAACATTGAAGATTCCGCGGAGCGAGATCGGTTGCGGCGTATCATTGAAGAAGAGAATCTGGAAGGGGGCATGATCGTTCGCACCGAAGCCGAAGGGGCGGACGAGGGAGAGTTGCGCAGTGAAATGAAATATCTGGCCCGTTTGTGGGAGGGAATTCAAAAAAAGTTCGAACATTCCCAGTCCGGGACATTGATTCATCGGGAACTCGGGTTGACGTTTCAAGTGGCCCGGGATCTGTTGAACGAGAACGCCAATATATTCCTCGTGGACAACCGGGACGAATATAAGGATGTGAAAGGGTTTGTGGAAATGTTGGCTCCGGAATTTACGGATCGAGTTCAGCACTACACGGGCAAAACCCCCATCTTCCAAGCTTTTGGGGTGGATCGTGAACTGGCCCATATCCGCCAACAGCGGATTGATCTTCCTTCCGGTGGATACATCATTATTCAAGAAGCCGAATCCCTCTGCGCCATCGATGTGAACACCGGGAAATTTATTGGGCATAAATCACAGGAAGAAACGGTGACGGCGACGAATCTGGAAGCCGCCGAAGAAGTGGCCAAACAACTTCGAATCCGAAATATCGGTGGGATCATCGTGATTGATTTTATTGATATGAGACGCAAACGAAACCAGATTAAGGTGGTTGAGGTTTTGGAGGAAGCCACCCGCAACGATCGAGCAAAAATCAAGATTCTTCCGATCACGCGGCTGGGATTGGTTGAAATGACGCGGGAACGTCGCCGGGAATCCCTCCTTTCTCTTCTGTCAGAGCCTTGCACGGAATGCGCGGGGTCTGGAAACGTTCTGTCCCGTGAATCCATGTATTTAAAACTTCAAAAAGAGATCCTTGAAATGACGCAAGGTCGGTCGGAGGGGCGGCTTCAGATCACTCTCCCCCCCGGCGTGGGCGATTTTGTCCGGGAACGGCAGGAGCGGCTCGAAAAGATCATAAAGCGCTCACTCACTATTGCGATTGACCCCACTCTCCCGTGGGAGGACTATCGGATCGTCATCGATTGA